Proteins encoded within one genomic window of Pongo pygmaeus isolate AG05252 chromosome 4, NHGRI_mPonPyg2-v2.0_pri, whole genome shotgun sequence:
- the LOC129037434 gene encoding large ribosomal subunit protein uL10m-like translates to MAAAVAGLLRGGLLPQAGRLPALQTVCYGSKAFTHHRCVMHFQWQKLMAVTEYSPPDTSCQPNMSAISSRPPTGGITGSPRTYPQGARLPGEVTADVPLVIAFQFQETGLISLLRWEIAAVFQDNRMIAVCQNVALSAEDKLLMRHQLRRHKILMKVFHNQVLKLFLEDSKYQNLLPLFVEYNMLLVSEEPKVKEMVRILRTVPFLLLLGGYINDTDAILSRQGFINYSSLPSLPLAQGELVGGLTPLMAQTHSLLQHQPLQLTTLLDQYIRQQGEKDSVVSASGKPDPPDPVPDSYPACLASPAHKCTLSYWLCCPPWKMWKNLGWGSAFVTGLSLTMILSGIGPLGDADDSISNGSCQSLAWSLGFLTWDPIGAKVQGREAEKIRLLLPASLVTAPCCTGS, encoded by the coding sequence ATGGCTGCGGCTGTGGCAGGGCTGCTGCGAGGGGGTCTCCTGCCCCAGGCGGGCCGGCTGCCTGCCCTCCAGACTGTCTGCTATGGCTCCAAGGCTTTTACCCACCACCGTTGTGTGATGCACTTTCAGTGGCAGAAGCTGATGGCTGTGACTGAATATAGCCCCCCCGACACCAGCTGTCAACCCAACATGTCTGCCATCTCCTCCCGGCCCCCCACAGGAGGCATCACTGGAAGCCCTAGAACTTACCCACAGGGAGCAAGGTTGCCAGGAGAAGTGACAGCTGATGTACCCTTGGTTATTGCTTTCCAATTTCAGGAGACAGGCCTCATCAGCCTTCTCCGCTGGGAGATAGCAGCGGTTTTCCAGGACAACCGAATGATAGCTGTCTGCCAGAACGTGGCTCTGAGCGCAGAAGACAAGCTTCTTATGCGACACCAGCTGCGGAGACACAAGATCCTGATGAAGGTCTTCCACAACCAGGTCCTGAAGCTCTTCCTGGAGGATTCCAAGTACCAAAATCTGCTGCCCCTTTTTGTGGAGTACAACATGCTGCTGGTCAGTGAAGAGCCCAAGGTCAAGGAGATGGTAAGGATCTTAAGGACTGTGCCATTCCTGCTGCTGCTAGGTGGCTACATCAATGACACAGATGCCATCCTCAGCAGGCAGGGCTTTATCAACTACTCCAGCCTTCCCAGCCTGCCCCTGGCACAGGGGGAGCTTGTGGGAGGCCTCACTCCACTCATGGCCCAGACCCACTCCCTGCTCCAGCACCAGCCCCTGCAGTTGACCACCCTATTGGACCAGTACATCAGACAGCAAGGCGAGAAGGATTCTGTCGTGTCAGCCAGTGGGAAGCCAGATCCTCCTGACCCTGTTCCGGACTCGTACCCAGCCTGTTTAGCCAGCCCTGCCCATAAATGTACTCTGTCCTATTGGCTGTGCTGTCCTCCATGGAAGATGTGGAAGAACTTGGGGTGGGGGAGTGCGTTTGTCACTGGGCTTTCACTAACAATGATATTGTCAGGTATAGGGCCACTCGGAGATGCAGACGATTCCATTTCAAATGGAAGCTGTCAGTCACTGGCTTGGTCCTTAGGTTTCCTAACTTGGGACCCAATAGGAGCAAAGGTCCAAGGCAGAGAGGCTGAAAAGATAAGGCTGCTACTCCCTGCCTCCTTGGTCACTGCCCCTTGCTGCACGGGCTCCTGA